A region from the Cannabis sativa cultivar Pink pepper isolate KNU-18-1 chromosome 9, ASM2916894v1, whole genome shotgun sequence genome encodes:
- the LOC115722895 gene encoding probable aspartic proteinase GIP2: protein MATLLHLLPFLLHLLTLSHAQIDYRFGDSRPLVLLPVTKDALTFQYLTEIRHGSSLLATKLVVDLGGPLIWMGCDSHLGSFSPLRISSGSIQCLAAKPFTTRSRVGDADGCTLFAENKISQMGRRGVLVEDTLDVLLADEVSKSEDVNLGEYPFLFACAPKPLLNGLAGGANGMVGLGRTRIAFPSQVSAAFSSEWQFTLCLSSSNGVVLYEKRHYGSVFGSEISKSLIYTPLLAGPDDSQTEYFINLKSIRIGGKRLSFDVEHTKLSTIVPFTTMESSIYAIFIKAYEKAAFSMNMKRVEPVAPFRLCFDSKSIKKTQLGPLVPDVELGLQSEMVRWKFHGRNLMMKVSEEVMCLGIVDGGLNLGVSIVLGGYQLEDMVLHFDVGTSMLGFSPSLLKWGRSCSNLKFDSLPVQAL from the coding sequence atgGCTACTCTTCTTCATTTGCTTCCTTTCCTTCTCCACTTGCTGACTCTATCTCACGCTCAGATTGATTACCGCTTCGGAGATTCTCGTCCTCTTGTTCTTCTTCCGGTGACTAAAGATGCGTTGACTTTCCAGTATTTGACCGAGATTCGCCATGGGAGTTCCCTTCTTGCCACCAAGCTTGTTGTCGATCTCGGTGGTCCGTTAATCTGGATGGGTTGTGATTCTCATCTGGGTTCTTTTTCTCCGCTCCGAATTTCATCTGGGTCAATTCAATGTTTGGCTGCTAAGCCTTTTACGACCCGTAGTCGTGTAGGAGACGCCGATGGTTGTACCCTTTTCGCAGAGAACAAGATTTCCCAAATGGGTCGGCGTGGAGTTTTGGTGGAAGATACCTTGGATGTTCTTTTGGCTGATGAAGTTTCGAAGTCTGAGGACGTTAACTTAGGTGAGTACCCTTTTCTCTTTGCTTGCGCCCCAAAACCCCTTTTGAATGGCTTAGCTGGCGGTGCTAATGGAATGGTTGGCCTCGGAAGGACGAGGATTGCGTTTCCTTCACAAGTTTCCGCAGCTTTTAGCTCTGAATGGCAGTTCACTTTGTGCCTCTCTTCCTCAAATGGTGTCGTTTTGTATGAGAAGAGGCATTACGGTTCTGTTTTTGGCTCTGAGATATCGAAGTCACTAATCTACACTCCTCTCTTGGCTGGCCCAGATGATTCACAAACTGAATACTTCATCAACTTGAAGTCAATAAGAATTGGTGGTAAGAGATTGTCATTTGATGTTGAACACACTAAGCTAAGCACAATTGTTCCTTTCACCACTATGGAAAGCTCAATTTATGCTATATTTATCAAAGCTTATGAAAAGGCTGCCTTTTCTATGAATATGAAAAGGGTTGAACCGGTGGCACCTTTTAGGTTGTGTTTTGACTCAAAATCTATAAAGAAAACGCAGCTCGGTCCACTTGTGCCAGATGTTGAATTGGGGTTGCAGAGTGAGATGGTGAGGTGGAAGTTTCATGGTAGGAATTTGATGATGAAAGTGAGTGAGGAAGTAATGTGCTTAGGGATTGTAGATGGAGGTTTGAACTTGGGAGTTTCGATTGTTTTGGGAGGTTATCAATTAGAGGATATGGTTCTACATTTTGATGTGGGTACTTCTATGCTGGGATTTAGTCCTTCTCTTCTCAAATGGGGAAGAAGTTGTTCTAATTTGAAGTTTGATTCATTACCAGTACAGGCTTTGTGA